The stretch of DNA AACAATCGAATCAAAATCAAGAATTGGAACCTTTGCTTGTTCGTTTGAAGGTATGTTTCATAGCTCACATATTTATTTCTAGATGTAAAATTGTTCTTCTATTTGTACCTTACCGTTAAGGACCGACATCCTCAGGTGCATGATGCTACTGCTACATGTTGGATAATTAACATTTCTATTTGTTGTTCTGTATGGTTTCTCTGGACTGCATATTTTGATAATGTTATGCTTTTATTTAGTGGTAGTGCAACTATATCAGCTTGCCTAATGTACTTATCTAATCTTAGTAGTGCTTACATATGCTTCAAGAAATAATTTGCCTTGTTTTCATTTCCTCTGGTAGAACAAGCATTCAAATTTACAAGGTTGGGTTAGATTTTATCATATTTGGTTCGAAACCAGTACATTTTACATTCAGTCACATCATTGTTAGTGTCATTATCATCTCCAAGGTTTGTCCAATCAGTACAGGTCAAGGATAGAGCATACCTCAATATTTAGTTTGCTGAATCATTGCAACAAAATATAATCACCACTAGTCAATCCGACAgtaattgttcaagttggtaccaTTTTGGTACCAAAGTGTTATTTTGTACTTAATTGACATAATTGCTTTGATGGTTCAATAATGGAAATTCTATTTAGATCAAATTAGTGAAAATATAGAGTTACTATAGGTAAGTTGGATGGGCTTTTGGATCTAGTATGCCCTTTTAGATTATTCAATGGCACATAGATAGCGAAATAATAGGCTGGTAAGTTTATGAGAATTATGTATTTTTTGGAGTTGTtttattgcaagatttgcaatttcagtctataccggtgtaccgaccaaTGATCGGTACGGTATGTACCAAAGTGTACCAACGATATGCTAGGGTGTGTCGATGGTGTGCCAAAAAAACATtgaaaatagctccaaaaatatctaaaaatagaaaaaagttagattaggttttttaagttgaaaataaatataaattgtataatttttgagaaaataatctaaattagaaaagaatagtgacacatctttttcgagctttgagtAACTTTGTGGTATGTTTCGGATCGTCCTTCTatcaatattgaattatctataaagaaatgatttgaattgttagatttttttaataatttaaactttaagattcaaatgaatcaagtaatcgatcGATGAATATAGTTGGTTCTATCACCAAAAAGAGCGACGAGACTCTATGGGCAATGAAtcgaggtcctcgatcctatgtatctatatataaatttaatatgtTTGTTGGATTCAATCCTAAAATTACTGATACACCGTATGTCTGATCGTTGTGAATCACACATGTCCAAGATTGCTCTTGAGGCAAGTACGATTATGATATGTATTGGTGCGGAGCATAgagaatgtcagaacttctactttcacCACTGATATGTTATTttgtatcataagatcgatcatcatactgttgctcggagaagtatgaccaatTATCACCGTACTCTTGTTGGTCATAAGATTCTCCAtgatacgatggctgtgaatatgATGAGCTTTGCTTTGTGTCTACGTCATGTAGGTTCTATTGCATTTGCTCAAAATCATCCACTGTCTTCTCCTTTTCCTTTCATGTATAAACTTGATCGGTATCTCGTTGAGTTCCATGGTCTAAATCTTGGgtagcatgtgtaaaatattgctcctcggttTATGCACCACCCTTAAGTTGTGTAAATGAGACAATTGACTCCCTAGCATTGCGGTCGTCATCGATTGAGGCACTGCTGTTCATGTCGTTGCCATGTCTTTGGATTAAGCGGGTTGTTGAATATGGTTGAGAAGGTATTTCATCGCCTGACTTGATTCTTTCAAATGGTGCggctgatgctactgccttcccgtttgcctttgcctttgcacgttgagCGGATGATTGTGATGGTTTGGTGTCTCTAGTTCCTCGAGCAATCTTACTCGATGTTGTCTGTCTCCTTCCGCCACGTTATGACTGAGGCGGTTCTGCCTCTTAATCTTTCCAAATTTGATCCAACTCACAAATCGTAGCTTTgctgagtttaggagagaaaatgtgagaatgagagagatatgtgagtgagaatgagtttgtgagagttgaagagattgagagagtaatATGAGTtgaaagaaaggaggagaaaaaggttTAAAAATCCTTTCTTATGGTTCAAACGATCAATTTGATCATTTGAAATAGGGTGATCTCAGCCTTGATCGTTAACGATCAAAATCCGGTAACGCTCGGATATCGACCATTACCATCTGGTACAGACCCCATATTGCCCGATACATGGTTGGGTTATAGTATCGCCTAGTAAGGGACAGTCCGTATACCGGTCCCTTGTCGGATTGGTACGTACCAGGTGGTATGTGTTGGTACGGCGAACCCTGgttttatgttttttttgtgGATTTGGATGTCTTATTCTGATATTTGCTGTTGACTTTGATGAGTTCTAATACCTTCTGGCTTGCACATTTTGTTGTAAATTATTTGGTATACCAATTTGAGTTAGTAATAAACTTTGTTTGAAAGAAATCTTTCCTAGTTATATGCCAGAACTTACTTTcagtatttgaatttgaatatgcTTATCTGCTGACAAATTCAGAACTTTAATTATTATTCAAGTTATGTTAGACAAGAAAATGGTGAATAAATAATTCTGTTGATGGTCTTTTACATGCATAATGCTATAGCCCTTAACTACTTGAAAATTATACCTCAAAAGAAATTGAAAAAAAGATTAGTTCATCTATTGTGCAGTAATGATCTTCCTACCCTAAATAAGGGCAAACCCTTTACACGAGGCTCTCGCCAATGGGGGGGTGCTCCCGCCAATGTGGGGTCTCAGCAACAAAGTATGCTGTTTGTAAGATTCGGACCCTGTTGGTCTCCTTGGTCATTCTGTGCAATCTCATTAATATTCTTATTGTCCAACAATTGGTGTCAGCTTATAAaactttatttcatttttttgatGTGTTTGACCTTTCTCTAAAGTGGAccatttttctatttattttctgTTATGTTTTGTCATAATGTATGATTTTCATGATGCTTCAGTTGCCTGTACATTTACCCTACTAGCTTGTTACTCCTGTTGTTTGCCAAAATATCTAGCATATCATCTACTTGCAGCTTTATCAGGAATGCGAACTTTAGGGTCATGAGACTGACAAATAACTGATGACACAAATAATCATGCATAGGTAGATACAGACCTAACCAATCTTCCATGTGTTCAGGCCAAGATTCAGGAGATGAAGGAAAGAGAAATTGATTCTTCGGGGAATGGGGACAAAAATTCTCATGTTTGTAAAGTATGCTTCGAAGCTCCAACTGCTGCAGTACTTCTTCCTTGTCGACACTTCTGCTGTAAGCACTTTAACTCATGCTTGCCAATCATCTCAACAAGTGCCTTGTTTTGTTTTGGGATTAATgactttttttaaaaaactttGAACCAGTGTGTAAACCTTGCTCGCTTGCCTGCTCAGAGTGCCCCCTTTGCCACACTAAGATTGCTGATCGCATCATTACCTTCACAACGTGAGTAGTGGCCCTCCTATTTACAGGTACATCATATGTATCCTTCACATTTTCTTTTCATCATATTATGATCTCTtagcttttctttttattcttagaaAATTGTCAAACTCTCTCTTTTCTTGTGTCAGGTCAACTACCATGTAGCGTTGTCTGTATAAAAACTTTTCGTCCTATTCTTTATCAGTTTTTAGAAGGTACATGCTCCGTTATTTGTGGCTACCTTGTGAGAACTGTAATTCTTTTCATTTCTCTCAAGGCCATATGCCTTGTATCTCTCCATATCTCTCTCCATCTTGTTTAAAGTGCAAGGAGCTTAATGTTCAACAAACAAGTACGAGGTGAGCCCCCTGGAAGTCAACGAAATCATCTAGATGAAGTATACAAAGAAAACATGCATGGGAAACTGCTTGTTCCCATATGATTTTAGCACCTGCTTATTTCCTGTCCCTATTTGTAATTTCTTAAATCATCAGAGTATAGTTGGGAATTCAATGAACAGTGTAAATGATTTTAAATGGAAATGACATTAGTGGTTCTTACCAGTGTTGTAACATTATTATCTCAATCTGAAGTAACCTACTTTTTGAGAGGTCATGCTACCAAAATTTTGTTGATGCCATTGAATGTGCAGCTATTTTCTATATTTCAAGGTCTCTAGATGGTTATCTTAACATGCATATGTAACTTGAATAGTATTGTATTGTCATTTGTCAGTCAATGTATTAGAAGGACAAGTTACAATCTTGACATTGATAGAGGAGTATTCACTAGTATCTTACTTTTGTGGATCTTTGCAAAGGTCACACTACATTTTAACAAGGGGCAATTTTATATGAGAAATGTGCAATATCTCCCCTTGGTTTGTCACCTTGCCATGTTGCTATCCTCTCATGAGTTCATAGCTGAGGTCTATTCCATTCTCTGACTGGTTTTCTTTTGGAAATGAACATCCTGCACCAGCTTATCTTGCTCAGTAGCAGCAAGACATGATCAAGTGGCTTTTTTGTTCATGCATTTTTTAAGTTCAGTTCTGCCTTGTTTCAATATTCCCCacattataaataaattttcttCATAAACAAATTTGTGACAATTTTACATTGTGTTTCATTGACTGTGTTTTTGCAGCAAGGGGGATGCTAGAATTGCTTGGTGAATGAAGGATGTGTTCACAAGACTTCATCTGTGAGTGTTACCATTCCAAACTTGACCTTTAAATGCTTCCATCCACTGAGCTACATGTACCATAAATACTGTCATCATCCATTTGATAAAGAAGAAAGTGGTCTAATACAAATGACACGCATCAGATCAATTTAATTAACAACTGATGGAGTTGGCCACAACAGATGCATCCTGAGATGGACTACCCTCTCTCTATCTTTCCTTCTCATagtaaagaaagaagaaagagaagaaaaaaaatcaggaTAAAAATGGCCAAAAGGCTGgaaaaggagaaggagaaaaaaaaaaggtacatGTTGGTACTAAGCATGTCCAACCACACAGGTAAGTCTACTAGTTTCGGCGTCATGAAAGCTTTCTCATTCGGAGAGGGGCAGACAGCTTAACAGCACTGGGCACCCCAAAAGCTCAAAAAGAATGCGTCTCACAGCTGGgattgttgattgtgttcatcctcTCGGTGAAATCTGACCATTGTTTGGTGTGATGACACGTTTGCTACAGGTACCTTACCGATATCCTCGGCCTCTTGTTGCGGCTGCTTGCCTTCAACTCCACCTGCTCCAGCCCGATTCCCTCGCCGCCTGAGAACCAATGCGGGACTCGAGGAACTGGAAGAGCCCCACCAATGGCGTTCGATCCACACGGCGGCtcgacctcctcctcttcctccgtctGTCATCATCACAAACCGCCGGCATCTTCAGAAACGAAGCGCATCATAATAATACAGGAAACGAGAGGAGGAAGCGTCGTTGACTCACCTTGCACAAGGCATGCACGGCGGCGTCGTCGGTCAGGAAGTCCTCGACGTGCCACCCCGGCAGCATCTTGATCAGGTACTCTGagatgctgctgctgttgctgttcgTGGTCGCCGCCGTGGTGgctgagctgctgctgctgctgctcttggCCCTCACGCCGCTGCCGCGCGGACAGTCCACCGCCTCGGCCTCCGCGGACAGCGACGGCGGGAGCGGAGCGGCCGAGACGCTGAGGCCGGTAAGGAGGAATCTGTTGTGCTTCATGGTGAGCGCAGTGGCGCTGTGAATCGGGACGTCGCAGTCCCTGCACAAGATCGCGCGGTCCTCCTGGCAGAAGAGCAGCCCCCTCTTCTCCTTTAAAAAGCAGGGGAGGTGGTTTAGCTCCTGTATCTCCCGAAGACAGAGAGACCAGAGAGAGCGAGTCGTGAGAGGCCACAGACCTACCTTGCAAACATCGCAAAGCGGCGGGGATTGGGCGGAAGAGGAAGGGTGGAGGAGCGAGAAGCGGTGGTGCTTGCCGGCGAGCCGGTTAGCGCGGTGGACGTGACGGTCGCAGCGGCCGCAGAGCGCGGCTTCGTCGGCGCAGCAGTACACCTCGGCGGCCTCTGCCGCGCAGACGTCGCATTGAACCTTCAtgccttctgctgctgctgctgctgttgcctgCGGAGGCGGAGAGGAGTTGTGGGTCAATGGAGGCGAAGCCTGTCAATTGGAGGGGAGGTGACGGGAGGTGGGGGAAGGAGAGAGGACTTTGTCGCTTCCTTTATTGAGGAGAGGAGAGCGTTGGAATAAATTAAACCCCCTACCATTGCGGCTGTTATCGTCTCGTGAAAGCGAAGTGAGAAGGAAAAGaggttgcagctgcagaaaggcatcATGTCACGGTCGTTCAGCAACCTACTGGCTAAGAGAAGCAAACGAGTCCATGGCCGCGTGCGTGATACATGCGGTCGGCAACCCATCTTCATCTGTTCCATGCTGTTGACCGAGTCGACACAGTGAAGCTTCCTGAAGTCAACCGCGTTGACCGTGTCAACACGGGATGCACATCTCGCTGTGAGTCGATCCACTCCACTTCGCTCCTCTTTTCTTCACCTTTTCGTCGATGAAGATGGAGGAGGGTCGAAGCCATCATCCATCCATCTGCAATTTACCACCATTTGGAGAAAGGAAAGCGAAAGATTTCTGCAATAAATGACGGCATTTTTGATGGCCCCCTCGGTGCTTGGTAAGACGAAGAAGCAAGGCAGGAAGGGACCATGCGGCGGTCACTCATCTCGGCTGCAACTTGTGCTGGTTGCAGGCATTATTATTTACCTCTCTGGCTATCTCATGTTAGTTGCACTTTGAGAGAGCTCACTCCCTTCACCTTGACATTACTCTTTCTCTTGCATACAAACAAACCAGCATTCTTTGAAGCAGCAGTGACTAGATAGATATTAGGGTTGCCCATACAAGTAAGTTTCTCTCTATTTCCTTTCACCTTTTTCCTTCCTCTCTGACCTCTCTGCTTGTTCTTTTCAGACAATTATTGGTAGGATGGGCAGCAAAAGAGTTGGGGATAGGGTCAGGTATCATCAGACAAGGGAACATGGGCATATGGCACTAAAATAAAGCCGGTCGCGACTTGATCTTGTCCCTGTAATCTTCCTCCTACGGCAGTCCCACGATATGTCGTTCTCACAATTTGTATTTAAGGTGATGTACACGATTTTACCTTCATAATTCTGTAACTCGTAATGTCATTATTATCATTAACATATAGACCATGCCAAGGGTCACTTCTTTGAAGAGTAAATCTAGTGTATCAAGAGTTCCAAATTCCTGACAGTGGTGCAAGCAAGCCAAGCACTTGCTTCTGTGCATCGTAAACCTAAAATGGACCACCAAATAAAGTGAGTACAGCGGGGGTCCGACACAGCACCACAGCGGCAGCATTTATTCTACACCTAATTGGCTTTGAGGTCCTCCAAGGATTTGATTTGGTGGAACGGTTCCATAGAAAGAAAGCCCCAGCAATCTTATCTCATGGCAAGAGAGGAACGCCAGCCTCTCATTTCTGTCCACCTTGCTTGAGGCACCTTCTTTCTTAGCCTGGTAGCAGTAGTAGTACTAgtactagaagaagaagaagaagaagggatttGTTTCGTGACGAGATCAAAAGGCGAGACTTGGCAGTATTCGGCTGTTGTCATCCTTAATTTCTCGGACCACCTCGGCAACCATATGATGCTTTCCCCATTGCTTTTGTGGGTGTCGTCGATTCAGATCATGATGTCAAATGCAATACTCAAAATGCTCTTTTCCTCCTCACATTTCAGGGGCATTGGTAACTTAACCTAACATCCACTTCAACCCAAAGCTTAGATCAGCTTTCGAATTTGCTCAAGCTAATAGTTCAATTTGAAAGTAAGTATCCTAATATTGCACTTGTAAGCTATAAACtatacataaaatattttcattccaaCTTGAAACTTAGACTATGCATAAATGGATGTCTTTATGTTACTTTATGTTAGGATctctttattttctaagcttttgaataatatttattaaatatatttaattaattgaataaaatttatttaatatttatttattattagagtctaaGTCCTAGTAGATTCtggatggaactctataaataatgatgtaaTCGTTTCTCTTggggaatcaatcaatgaaatattattccagtttgttatgacaaaccctaggaggtcgatcccttcgaagcgatcaaggagatcgatcctctcgaagtgatcaaggaggtcgatcccctcgaaacgatcattcccttttctttcatttctttcaattttttttacgataagacttttgagttttatcatttggtatcataactcattaaaaaaattaatatactttATTTACCTAAAACATAAAATATGGATTTGAAGTAGTCCCTTAATCACTCTTCTTCGATTAAACTGTCAGAATTAGAGTTTCATGAATTAAAGACGCCTCTCCTAGCCGAACTCATAGACAATATTAATCAAAACTATCTAATCCACCTAAAACATTGATGTTTTAATTTGATGATAATATAACCAAGTCCATTTATATGTTGAAAGTTTGAGACCacatttgataaatttaaagatACCATAAGATTCCGAGTTTAAAACTTTTCTTCActacttaatttttttattttttaggggAAAAAAATGCACCACGTTTAACATCAAAATAATAGTACCTGTGGCCTGTGGTTTGATTCCCTTTGTGGTTGACGATGTTCAAACAGATCATCTGGCCTCGAAATAGTAAGTAGCTGGGTTGATCCTGCAGCATTAAAGAAAGGCCGATGTGAGTGCCCCATTCTCCATAAGAGTGGAAAAGGGCACGTTTGTCGTTTTCTTCCTGGCCAATTAGGAACCGTACCTTTTGGTCGTCGGTGGCCGGAGCAACGAAGTCATCCCAAGCTGGCATTTCACATGTAGGGCCGAAAGAACATGATGAAGCACCGTGCACTAAAGCATGCACTCTTGTCGGGAAGCTGAGAAGAACGAAGACCACGTTTTGGTTGGGCTGTTAAAAGAAGCTTGAGGACCTCCTGAGTTTTTAGATTGGGGATTGGCGAAGAACAATTGATCGGCCTTCACATTTTAGAACAAAGGTGAAATTTAAAGAAGGAAACTTTGGATGCACCTATGTGAAACTTTAACGATCAAGCGGGTGGGGGTTGGACCACGGTAGTTATTGGCCTAACTAATATCAGTTAATATGCCGTTAAGAGTATTCCAAGGGTATCATGACAGCCACCACCGGAGACTTTGACAGATGCAGGTTTACATACACAAACTCTTATTCCTAGTTGAACAGCTACATTCCCAGCTGACATAAACAAGGTTTTCAGTTATGAATAAGAAAAGCTTTCCACCAATTACTAAGTTTTctccaaaatccaaaaaaaggACAGATGTTTTGGTTATGGATGACTGAGTGGTTTCTGAAGGCAGCAATGTTCATTAACTTCCATAAtccaaaaaaaagaaatgatTCTTCAAATCAGGATTTTCGATACGTACCGCCACAGTACATATCGATTCGAGAGAATATCAGTATACAAACCGTTCTTTACCGAACAATATCAATGTTTTGACCGATACCGAGATGTACTTCGATCGTGATCGTGGCATACCGATCGGTACGTCCTGACATAATAGGTGAtggtatttttaaaattttaagatgtACCATCGGTATGCCCTAGCGTACCGACAGTATATACCAATACATACCGTACCAAACATACGTCGATATGGACCGATATTCAAAACTCTATTTCAAACCGTTAAaatcaaatccaaaaaatattgttTAGAATGAATATGCTAATGACGGAAGATTGCTCACTCGAAGAATTAGCTTAAAGTCCGGAAGCAGTCTGTTTAAGAACTTAACCATAGAAATTACGACTCAAAATCTATTGCTGACTTTTGTGAGAGCtcattaaaataaagcattctgaAGCTTTGCCAGTCGGTTAACATGATTAGAGAGTAAAACTCAAGCTGAAAATTTTAAATGCAGAACTAGATAAaatgttttagaaaaaaaatcagtAAAATATCTTACATCGACCTGCCAAGGTTGCATTGATCAAGTGAGACAAACACAGGCCAAAAAAAACCAACCTGGAAGAAATACATCTTGTACTAAAGCAGTATCCAAACAGGATGGATTGGAGAGGCATAAAATTCCACACACCGATGACAAACTTAATGATTATGAGTTTATTCCTAAAGTTTTCAAATGACAATTATTCCCCTCTAAATGGTAGGGCAAGCTGATGATAGGCTCCTCCCTAAAGACAAACCTATAATCATTATGGGTTTAACAAATGCCTCCAACAGTAATCATACCCATAGAAAGAGAACGTTGAAGTATCTTTGATCCTCTTTTTCCTAAGCTAGCATAGAACTATGCACAGAATTTTGCAGAAAAAGTGAAAACCGAACAGCCAAAACAAAGGAAGTGCTATCTGAACATTGCAACTAGGCTGATCATTTATTGACTTGCACACGAGAACACAAATGGCagataaatttataaaaagggAATCATTCACAATTCACAAAGTTCAACCAAGTTTTGAAAGTAAAATTTTGCAACTTCCTTAATGAAAGAAGCAAATAAGACGTGATAAACTTGTGCAATTCCTGCTAAACAATGTACAACATATATGAAACATATAACCAACACAATTAACAAGTCACTGTAGTCAATGTGAAGCATGATAGGATCAGTCGAGCATTCCCAATTTCATTCACTGTTTGAGTACCTCAAAAGGTCAATCTTACCTGCTTATAACAGCCAGAGGAAGTTCAAGTCGAAACAAGCAAAAACATAAAGCTGGATTATGATTCAATAGGCTTGATCTTGAACTGCAGTGAAATCAGAGAGACGACAAAGCACTTGAGATCCTGCAAGAAGCAAAAAGGTCCAAATAAGCATGATGGGACCTACTAAGAAAAAACGATACAGTCGACTGCTCAACAATTTATTCTAGTACCTGTAGAATAATGAGCATAAAAATTTATCATCACAAAATCAACTAATGAATCCACGTGCTAAACTTAAGTGGACATGCACtaaaaatcatatgagaataacctAGATGATCTTACATATACATTCAACAAAGTTTTCCACTGGCTTTCATTTAGTCCAAATGAGTGATGCCTTTATGTGCATGCATAAAATTCTAATGCTACTAAATGACAACCAATTACCATCATGAACATATATGCACTGAGATAATCCAAAATCAGATGTATTGAGTGCTTTGA from Musa acuminata AAA Group cultivar baxijiao chromosome BXJ2-11, Cavendish_Baxijiao_AAA, whole genome shotgun sequence encodes:
- the LOC135627756 gene encoding B-box zinc finger protein 20-like isoform X2; protein product: MKVQCDVCAAEAAEVYCCADEAALCGRCDRHVHRANRLAGKHHRFSLLHPSSSAQSPPLCDVCKEKRGLLFCQEDRAILCRDCDVPIHSATALTMKHNRFLLTGLSVSAAPLPPSLSAEAEAVDCPRGSGVRAKSSSSSSSATTAATTNSNSSSISEYLIKMLPGWHVEDFLTDDAAVHALCKTEEEEEVEPPCGSNAIGGALPVPRVPHWFSGGEGIGLEQVELKASSRNKRPRISVRYL
- the LOC135627756 gene encoding B-box zinc finger protein 20-like isoform X1, translated to MKVQCDVCAAEAAEVYCCADEAALCGRCDRHVHRANRLAGKHHRFSLLHPSSSAQSPPLCDVCKVGLWPLTTRSLWSLCLREIQELNHLPCFLKEKRGLLFCQEDRAILCRDCDVPIHSATALTMKHNRFLLTGLSVSAAPLPPSLSAEAEAVDCPRGSGVRAKSSSSSSSATTAATTNSNSSSISEYLIKMLPGWHVEDFLTDDAAVHALCKTEEEEEVEPPCGSNAIGGALPVPRVPHWFSGGEGIGLEQVELKASSRNKRPRISVRYL